A single window of Desulfuromonas sp. TF DNA harbors:
- a CDS encoding selenium-binding protein SBP56-related protein, with product MALWKPDPSFYPSPRMAMQGPPERHAYVVALNVGRNERPDVLNVVDLDPHSPTYSQTVNTLEMPYAGDEFHHFGWNACSSALCPYAPHPHLERRYLIVPGMRSSRIYIIDTKPDPVRPKIVKIIEPEEIFSKTGYSRPHTVHCGPDAIYISALGSGPDGSGPGGIFMLDHFNFNVIGPWELHRGDQSLAYDFWWHLADDIMMTSEWGKPAQFENGLVPEDLLANRYGHRVHFWDLRKRRLAQTLDFGAEHQMVLELRPAHEPNKTYGFVCVVISTADLSASIWTWYKENGSWAAKKTITIPAVPAEEKDLPPALKPFKAIPPLVTDIDLSLDDKFLYVSCWGTGELHQYDVSDPFAPKLAGKVAIGGIVARKGHPKWQGELAGGPQMVELSRDGRRIYFTSSLYSTWDDQFYPDRKLEGWMVKVNAKPAGGIEMDPDFFVHFGETRSHQIRLEGGDASTDTFCYPS from the coding sequence ATGGCTCTTTGGAAACCCGATCCATCTTTTTACCCCTCGCCGAGAATGGCCATGCAGGGCCCACCCGAACGGCATGCGTACGTCGTGGCTCTCAACGTGGGGCGCAACGAGCGCCCCGATGTCCTCAACGTTGTCGATCTGGATCCCCATTCCCCCACCTACAGCCAGACCGTCAACACCCTGGAGATGCCCTATGCAGGAGACGAGTTCCATCACTTCGGCTGGAACGCCTGCAGTTCGGCCCTATGTCCCTACGCGCCGCATCCCCATCTCGAGCGGCGCTACCTGATCGTGCCGGGGATGCGCAGCTCCCGGATCTACATCATCGACACCAAACCCGATCCCGTCCGCCCCAAGATCGTCAAGATCATCGAGCCCGAGGAGATCTTTTCCAAAACGGGCTACAGCCGCCCTCATACCGTCCACTGCGGTCCGGACGCCATCTATATCAGCGCCTTGGGCTCGGGGCCTGACGGCAGTGGTCCAGGAGGGATTTTCATGCTGGACCACTTCAACTTCAACGTCATAGGCCCGTGGGAACTTCATCGCGGCGATCAGAGTCTGGCCTACGACTTCTGGTGGCACCTGGCGGACGACATCATGATGACCAGTGAGTGGGGCAAGCCCGCTCAGTTCGAGAACGGCCTGGTACCGGAAGACCTGCTGGCCAACCGGTATGGTCACCGGGTGCACTTCTGGGACCTGCGCAAACGCAGGCTCGCGCAGACCCTCGATTTCGGCGCCGAGCACCAGATGGTCTTGGAGCTGCGCCCGGCCCATGAACCGAACAAGACCTACGGCTTTGTCTGCGTAGTGATCAGCACCGCCGACCTGTCCGCTTCGATCTGGACCTGGTACAAGGAAAACGGAAGTTGGGCAGCCAAAAAAACGATCACCATTCCGGCGGTTCCGGCCGAGGAAAAGGACCTGCCCCCGGCCCTCAAGCCCTTCAAGGCGATCCCTCCGCTGGTGACCGACATCGATCTGTCTCTGGATGACAAGTTTCTCTACGTCTCCTGCTGGGGAACCGGGGAGCTGCACCAGTACGATGTATCCGACCCCTTTGCTCCGAAACTGGCCGGAAAGGTCGCCATCGGCGGGATCGTCGCCAGGAAAGGACATCCCAAATGGCAGGGAGAGCTGGCGGGCGGTCCTCAGATGGTGGAACTGAGCCGCGACGGGCGGCGGATCTATTTCACCAGTTCCCTCTACAGCACCTGGGACGATCAATTTTACCCGGACCGGAAGCTGGAGGGATGGATGGTCAAGGTCAACGCCAAACCGGCGGGCGGGATCGAAATGGACCCGGATTTCTTCGTTCACTTCGGTGAAACCCGATCCCACCAGATTCGTCTCGAGGGCGGCGATGCTTCCACAGACACTTTCTGCTATCCCTCTTGA
- a CDS encoding DUF6010 family protein, whose protein sequence is MEPTSSAIGLIVIVVLYLCIGFMSAAGTVYISKSIFSAKAEQIFFGLFIIPIAGFYLAFTAHFGDKGAWQLEATAVAVFAVFGLVGIRVPSALIIGYLLHGLWDGVHEFNAHAGSLLGSGRTTSVPLAYGFFCAAYDFLMAAYFYTRRNDWLAAWRGIAAARPHR, encoded by the coding sequence ATGGAACCCACGTCGAGCGCAATCGGACTCATTGTGATCGTGGTTCTCTACCTCTGTATCGGGTTCATGTCGGCCGCTGGAACGGTGTACATATCGAAGTCAATTTTCAGCGCGAAGGCAGAGCAGATATTTTTCGGATTGTTCATTATCCCCATCGCGGGCTTTTACCTGGCCTTCACGGCTCACTTCGGAGATAAGGGTGCGTGGCAGTTAGAGGCGACCGCAGTGGCAGTGTTTGCTGTTTTCGGCCTGGTGGGAATTCGAGTCCCTTCTGCTCTCATCATCGGATACCTGCTGCATGGCCTCTGGGACGGGGTCCACGAGTTCAACGCCCATGCCGGCTCTCTATTGGGCTCTGGGCGGACCACATCCGTGCCACTGGCTTACGGATTCTTTTGCGCCGCATACGACTTTCTCATGGCGGCGTATTTTTACACTCGGCGCAATGACTGGCTAGCAGCCTGGCGCGGGATAGCGGCAGCTCGCCCCCATAGGTGA
- a CDS encoding flavodoxin family protein, whose product MKVVAFNGSPNREGNTWHALRMVTAELEAAGIATEIVTVGDKAIRGCIACGMCGKNLDEKCVLPGDEVNEWIQRMKGADGILLGSPVHYAAMSGAMKSFLDRAFYVAGKNGGLFRHKVGASVVAVRRSGGIPAFEQLNNFLMYSEMLIPTSNYWNVIHGRMPGEVLQDEEGAQIMRVLGRNMAWLLKLVEHGRGAVTPPMQEQKAYMHFIR is encoded by the coding sequence ATGAAGGTGGTGGCATTCAACGGCAGTCCCAACAGGGAAGGAAACACCTGGCACGCCCTCAGGATGGTCACGGCAGAGCTGGAGGCGGCGGGGATCGCGACGGAGATCGTCACGGTGGGGGACAAGGCGATCCGGGGGTGCATCGCGTGCGGCATGTGCGGAAAGAACCTCGACGAGAAGTGCGTCCTTCCCGGCGACGAGGTGAACGAGTGGATCCAGCGGATGAAGGGGGCGGACGGAATCCTCCTCGGCTCGCCGGTCCACTACGCCGCCATGTCGGGGGCGATGAAGTCGTTCCTCGACCGGGCGTTCTACGTGGCCGGCAAGAACGGCGGACTATTCCGCCATAAGGTGGGAGCCTCGGTGGTGGCCGTGCGCCGCTCCGGCGGCATCCCCGCCTTCGAGCAGCTGAACAACTTCCTGATGTACTCCGAGATGCTGATCCCCACCTCCAACTACTGGAACGTGATCCACGGCCGGATGCCGGGGGAGGTGCTCCAGGATGAGGAAGGGGCGCAGATCATGCGGGTCCTGGGGAGGAACATGGCGTGGCTGCTGAAGCTGGTGGAGCACGGCAGGGGGGCTGTGACGCCGCCGATGCAGGAACAGAAGGCTTACATGCACTTCATCCGCTGA